The following is a genomic window from Chloracidobacterium sp..
GCGCCGATGTTACGGATCTTTTCAATTTCCTGACGGGCTACTCGCAGCAGGATAAGTATCGCCGCCTTTTTGTGTCGCCGTTCCATGTGCGCGACCGCTTGATAACGATGATCCGGCGCGAAAAGAAGAATAAACTCGCAGGCCGTAAAGCGTCGATCGTGCTGAAGGCGAACAGCCTTACGGATGATGAACTTATCAACGAACTGTACGAGGCGTCAAAAGCGGGTGTCGATATCGATCTGATAATTCGAGGCACCTGTACGCTGCGGCCCGGAGTCAAAGGATTGTCGGAGAATATCCGCGTGCGTTCGATCGTCGGCAGGTTCCTTGAACACAGCCGCGTGTATTGGTTCGCGAATGACGGCGTGCCCGACGTTCTGATCGGCAGCGCCGATCTGATGCACCGCAATATGGATCGCCGCGTCGAAGTGCTCACGCCGATACGCGATGAGTCACTGAAGACATATCTGCGGGATGTTTTACTTGAGAATTATCTGAAAGATCAAGTCAACGCACGCCTGCTGAAGTCTGACGGAACATATAAACGTGTCGCTTCGCGGGCTTCGGGCGGATTCGATGCTCAAATGGCGTTTGTCGGCAAACTGATCGGCTCATAACCTTATTTCTTGCGGTCGAACCTTGCCTCAACAACACCGTCCCGAAGTATGCCGAACTTCAAGGTCAGGCTCGGATAGCTTTTCAGCTCCACTTCAAGATGCTCGATGCCGAGGGTCTTTTCGGCATCACGAATACCATCGGGAGGCCCTTCGATCTCCATATAGCGGCCGAACGGAAGCTCGTCGAGCACGATCTCGACACCGCCCCAGTTCCAGGCCTTTCGGTGTTTTTCGTAAACAGCAGCAAGCGAAAAACCGAGCCGTTCGATGATCTCCTCCATTGCGGCGGCATCGCCGATCTCGGTCTCGAATTCGATCTGTTTCTTGAATTCGCTCGAAGGGTCGATCCTTTCCTTATAGGTGAGTGTCGCGGTGTCGTCCGTTTTGCGCACGCGAAGCACGATCGAACGGGCGTCCACCGTGCCGCCGCGATGCAGATAATTTTCCTCCGATCGCTCATATGCGAACTCGGCCCCGATAGACACGAGCTTTTCGGCAAGCCGAGCGGCAATGTCTGCGTCGATCTTATATTTCTTTTCGATCTCGATCGCCATAGGTCTTACAGGTTCGATGGTATGGCAACGCGGCCGATGCAGCAAATCGGGCACCCGCAGGCCGGTGGGTCTTGACTACATCAGGCCAATCGTCAATACTTGAAACAATAGGTCAGAACATCGCTTTTACGCGATCGACACTGATTTTTGTGAGGAAATTATGCCGTATCCGGAAGCAATGATCCATGGAATGCGCCAAGAGCTTTCTGCTCTCGGCATCGAAGAAACCAAGACACCTGATGCCGTTGAGGCGGCGATCCGCGAGACAGAAGGAACGGTGATGATCGTTGTAAATTCTGTCTGCGGCTGTGCGGCCGGCGGCGTTCGTCCCGGCATCGCGATGGCAATGCAGCATGCCGAAAATAAGCCCGACCGCTCGATCACAGTTTTCGCCGGTGCCGATATCGATGCTACCGAGGCGGCTCGCGGGCACTTTGAAGGCTATATGCCGTCGTCGCCGTCGATAGGGATCTTGAAGGACGGGCAACTTGTACAAATGTTCGAACGCCGCGACCTCGAAGGCCGACACCCCGCGATGATCGCTCAAACCTTGATGGAAGCGTTCGACAAATATTGCGTTCACTCGGATGCGGCGGCCAACTGAGCCCGCGTCGTACGGGATATTAGCAGTACAATATTTCGGCCCCGGCAAGGGGCCTTTTTCGTGTCCGAGAGATTTCTATT
Proteins encoded in this region:
- the cyaB gene encoding class IV adenylate cyclase: MAIEIEKKYKIDADIAARLAEKLVSIGAEFAYERSEENYLHRGGTVDARSIVLRVRKTDDTATLTYKERIDPSSEFKKQIEFETEIGDAAAMEEIIERLGFSLAAVYEKHRKAWNWGGVEIVLDELPFGRYMEIEGPPDGIRDAEKTLGIEHLEVELKSYPSLTLKFGILRDGVVEARFDRKK
- a CDS encoding BrxA/BrxB family bacilliredoxin, yielding MPYPEAMIHGMRQELSALGIEETKTPDAVEAAIRETEGTVMIVVNSVCGCAAGGVRPGIAMAMQHAENKPDRSITVFAGADIDATEAARGHFEGYMPSSPSIGILKDGQLVQMFERRDLEGRHPAMIAQTLMEAFDKYCVHSDAAAN